The proteins below come from a single Saccharophagus degradans 2-40 genomic window:
- the tgt gene encoding tRNA guanosine(34) transglycosylase Tgt: protein MKFELTTTDGDARRGQLTFSRGTVQTPAFMPVGTYGTVKGMLPRDIVDSGAEIILGNTFHLMLRPGTEVVKAHGDLHDFIQWQGPILTDSGGFQVFSLGDMRKISEEGVKFRSPIDGSEVFLDPEKAMQVQRDLGSDIVMIFDECTPYPATVHEARVSMELSLRWAKRSKDAHGDNPSALFGIVQGGMHESLRSESLKGLTEIGFDGYAIGGLSVGEPKEDMLRILNHLKTEMPADKPRYLMGVGKPEDLVEGVCRGIDMFDCVMPTRNARNGHLFTQAGVVKIRNAKHRHDTGPLDPTCDCYTCQNFSRAYLHHLDKCGEILGAQLNTIHNLRHYQTVMSELRAAIGKGELAQYVSHFYARQGKERPAIATQS, encoded by the coding sequence TGGGCACTTACGGTACGGTTAAAGGCATGTTGCCCCGAGATATTGTTGATAGTGGAGCTGAAATAATTTTAGGTAATACTTTTCACCTTATGCTGCGGCCGGGCACAGAGGTTGTAAAGGCGCACGGTGATTTGCACGATTTTATTCAGTGGCAGGGGCCAATTCTTACGGACTCTGGCGGCTTTCAGGTGTTTAGCCTCGGGGATATGCGCAAAATTAGCGAAGAGGGCGTGAAGTTTCGCTCGCCAATTGACGGCAGTGAAGTATTCCTAGACCCAGAAAAGGCTATGCAAGTGCAGCGCGATTTGGGCTCAGATATTGTAATGATATTCGATGAGTGCACGCCGTACCCAGCAACCGTGCACGAGGCGCGAGTGTCTATGGAGCTCTCTTTACGCTGGGCTAAGCGCAGTAAAGATGCCCACGGCGATAACCCATCGGCTTTATTTGGTATTGTGCAGGGCGGTATGCATGAGAGCTTGCGTTCCGAATCCCTCAAAGGGTTAACCGAAATTGGCTTTGATGGCTATGCCATTGGTGGGCTTTCAGTGGGCGAGCCCAAAGAAGATATGTTGCGCATTTTGAATCACTTAAAAACCGAGATGCCAGCCGATAAGCCGCGCTACCTAATGGGTGTGGGTAAGCCAGAAGATTTAGTTGAAGGTGTTTGCCGCGGTATAGATATGTTCGATTGTGTGATGCCTACACGCAATGCGCGCAATGGTCACTTGTTTACTCAGGCTGGTGTGGTAAAAATACGCAACGCGAAGCACAGGCACGATACCGGCCCGCTGGACCCAACCTGCGATTGCTACACCTGCCAAAACTTTAGCCGCGCGTACTTACATCATTTAGATAAATGTGGCGAAATTTTAGGTGCCCAGCTGAATACAATCCACAATTTACGCCATTATCAAACCGTAATGAGTGAGTTGCGTGCAGCTATAGGGAAGGGCGAGTTGGCGCAATATGTAAGCCATTTTTATGCTCGTCAAGGTAAAGAGCGGCCTGCAATTGCGACGCAAAGCTAA
- the secD gene encoding protein translocase subunit SecD: MNRYPLWKYLLILAVVVIGFLYSLPNIYVPDPAIQISGIRSGVEVDANALNTATKALEENGIQYFGAEAGEKSALIRFATQDDQLRARTIVQRALSQENYVVAFNLAPTTPQWLVDLGAGPMSLGLDLAGGVHFLLEVDTESVLAKEMEGFEDDISGLIRKEKLYGVSTRLTDGEIVITADSDDLRTDVLLLLKKELSELETKRTERGGKYIVTAVPSDAYIREKEKHAVQQNLTTLRNRVNEIGVSEPLVQTQGRNRIVVQLPGIQDTARAKKILGKTANLEFRLEAPKDGLASQKEHFEFRDEIKQARYGGAWLEKRPFVTGQNVTGATPGFDDQSNSPMVSISLDSKGAGLMHRKTRKHVNESMAIVLIEYDTKVREEVNEAGETVIVTEQVPNPKMVSLANINEALSKRFQITGLDSPEEASELALYIRAGALAAPMSFVEERTIGASLGQENIDLGVKSVQLGLVLVLIFMMVFYKVFGFFANLALAVNLMVLVAVMSMFGATLTLPGIAGIVLTVGMAVDANVLIFSRIKEELKAGSSSQTAINSGYDSAFSTILDANLTTFIVAIILYAIGSGPVKGFAVTLAIGIITSMFTAIVGTRALVNLAFGGRNVKKLWI, from the coding sequence ATGAATCGCTACCCGCTTTGGAAATATTTGCTCATCCTAGCTGTCGTGGTTATTGGGTTTCTCTATTCGTTGCCTAATATTTACGTTCCCGACCCCGCTATACAAATTTCCGGTATCCGCTCTGGTGTAGAGGTAGATGCTAACGCACTCAATACTGCTACCAAAGCGCTTGAAGAAAACGGCATTCAGTATTTTGGCGCCGAAGCCGGCGAAAAATCTGCACTTATTCGCTTTGCTACGCAAGATGATCAGCTTCGCGCGCGTACCATTGTGCAGCGTGCTTTAAGCCAAGAAAACTACGTAGTGGCCTTTAACCTAGCGCCAACCACACCGCAATGGCTGGTTGACTTGGGCGCAGGCCCAATGAGTTTGGGCTTGGATTTGGCGGGCGGTGTGCATTTCTTGTTAGAGGTGGATACAGAATCTGTATTAGCTAAAGAAATGGAAGGCTTCGAAGATGACATTAGCGGCTTAATACGCAAAGAAAAATTGTACGGTGTAAGTACTCGTTTAACCGATGGTGAGATTGTAATTACTGCCGATTCAGATGATTTACGTACAGATGTACTCTTGCTGCTGAAAAAAGAATTAAGTGAATTAGAAACGAAAAGAACAGAAAGGGGCGGCAAGTATATTGTTACTGCTGTTCCGAGTGACGCTTACATTCGCGAAAAAGAAAAGCACGCAGTGCAGCAAAACTTAACCACGTTGCGTAACCGTGTGAACGAAATTGGTGTTTCTGAGCCGCTGGTGCAAACGCAAGGTCGCAACCGTATTGTGGTGCAGTTGCCAGGTATTCAAGATACCGCACGCGCTAAAAAGATCTTAGGCAAAACCGCTAACCTAGAATTTCGCTTAGAGGCACCTAAAGATGGTTTAGCTTCGCAAAAAGAGCATTTTGAGTTTCGCGATGAGATAAAACAAGCGCGATATGGTGGTGCTTGGTTAGAAAAGCGCCCGTTTGTAACTGGGCAAAACGTAACTGGCGCAACCCCAGGGTTTGATGATCAATCAAACTCGCCCATGGTGAGCATATCGCTAGACAGCAAGGGTGCAGGATTAATGCACCGTAAAACCCGTAAGCACGTAAATGAGAGTATGGCGATTGTATTAATTGAATACGATACCAAAGTACGAGAAGAAGTTAACGAAGCGGGTGAAACTGTAATTGTTACAGAGCAAGTACCCAACCCTAAAATGGTTAGCTTGGCGAATATTAACGAAGCGCTGAGCAAGCGATTCCAAATTACCGGTTTAGATTCACCAGAAGAAGCATCGGAATTGGCGTTGTATATTCGCGCTGGTGCGTTGGCTGCCCCTATGTCATTCGTAGAAGAGCGCACCATTGGCGCTTCGTTGGGGCAAGAGAATATCGACCTGGGTGTTAAATCGGTACAGCTAGGTTTGGTGCTAGTGCTTATCTTTATGATGGTGTTCTACAAAGTGTTTGGCTTTTTTGCCAACTTGGCGCTTGCGGTTAACTTAATGGTGCTTGTGGCCGTTATGTCTATGTTTGGCGCTACGCTTACCTTGCCTGGTATTGCCGGTATTGTGCTTACTGTAGGTATGGCGGTGGATGCAAACGTGCTTATTTTCTCGCGAATAAAAGAGGAGCTTAAAGCAGGTTCTTCGTCGCAAACGGCCATTAACAGCGGTTACGATTCTGCATTTTCAACCATTTTGGATGCGAACTTAACAACATTCATTGTTGCCATTATTTTGTACGCCATTGGTTCTGGGCCGGTTAAAGGTTTCGCGGTTACTTTAGCTATAGGTATTATCACTTCCATGTTTACTGCCATTGTGGGCACGCGCGCGCTAGTTAATTTAGCGTTTGGCGGTCGCAATGTTAAAAAACTCTGGATATAA
- the secF gene encoding protein translocase subunit SecF, whose product MTPEKILNFMGQRKLAAVFSILLLVGSIVSLTVQGLNFGLDFTGGTQLEYKYETAADLNAIRATLEEAGYTGAVVVNYGSDTNVLMSLQQSVPPSADPSKPQEIVSIGEVVLELLESKSSEEIELLRTDVVGAQVGEELANSGGMGMLLALAVVMAYVAVRFQFKFSVGAVAALIHDVIIVLGVFSFFQLTFDLTVLAAVLAVIGYSLNDTIVVADRIRENFRLIRKGDSEEVINISLTQTLGRTMITSLTTLLVLLALFFVGGEMIHNFALALIVGVVIGTYSSIYVSANILMAMHIDREDLIPVVKEGEELDELP is encoded by the coding sequence ATGACTCCAGAAAAAATTCTTAACTTTATGGGGCAGCGTAAATTAGCTGCGGTGTTCTCTATATTATTGTTGGTTGGCTCCATTGTTTCTTTAACAGTGCAGGGGCTTAACTTTGGCTTGGATTTCACTGGTGGTACACAGCTGGAATATAAGTACGAAACAGCCGCCGACTTGAACGCAATTCGAGCAACTTTAGAAGAGGCCGGTTATACCGGTGCTGTAGTGGTGAACTACGGGTCTGACACGAATGTGTTAATGAGCCTGCAGCAATCTGTACCTCCCAGTGCAGATCCGTCTAAGCCACAAGAAATTGTTTCTATTGGCGAAGTGGTGCTGGAATTACTTGAAAGTAAATCTAGCGAAGAAATAGAGCTGCTGCGCACAGATGTTGTGGGTGCACAGGTAGGCGAAGAGTTGGCAAATAGCGGCGGCATGGGTATGTTGTTGGCGCTAGCGGTAGTAATGGCGTACGTTGCGGTGCGCTTCCAATTTAAATTTTCTGTTGGTGCTGTGGCAGCGTTAATCCACGATGTGATAATTGTGCTGGGTGTGTTTTCGTTTTTTCAGCTTACTTTCGATCTTACCGTGCTGGCGGCGGTGCTTGCGGTAATAGGTTACTCGCTTAACGATACCATTGTTGTGGCAGACCGAATTCGCGAAAACTTCCGTTTAATTCGTAAGGGCGATTCAGAGGAGGTGATTAACATCTCTTTAACGCAAACCCTTGGCCGCACAATGATTACCTCGTTAACCACTTTGCTAGTGTTATTGGCGCTGTTCTTTGTGGGTGGCGAGATGATCCACAATTTCGCCTTAGCATTAATTGTGGGTGTTGTGATTGGTACTTATTCGTCTATTTATGTTTCTGCCAATATTCTAATGGCGATGCATATAGACCGCGAAGATTTAATCCCTGTTGTGAAAGAGGGTGAAGAGCTCGACGAGCTGCCCTAA
- a CDS encoding PAS domain-containing protein, with the protein MGWLSEVITSRKRQQRSSLGARLRAMQEVRQRYERIFRGSHGYGFVDWDFKNRKMDWNGGFWAYLGYGETDMEHISSPGQFMEYVHTDDRAKVNNFVLGELKGVGSGELVFRIRKKKGGYIWAEVRVDNVRDSQGRVSFMSGVVFDVTKQKQTEQALLISEARHARIIQSSNDGIWEWSADHGGFQFSNRCWELLGYDQHDDELNQGVDKVQAWRDRMHPEDGELFDRTLEKHIKGEGPFDVEYRIKGKNGNWRWIRGRGQLAFDAAGQPLRMSGTNMDITQLKQAEEKVVKAKELAEKANKAKSEFLSSMSHELRTPLNAILGFAQLFELDKNLNPAQRENIGEIEKAGKHLLELIGDVLDLAKIEAGKMDFELEQLNPMRLVDECIPLMRPLAVKNRVEINVHNFELGNASVRADSVRLKQVFINLISNAIKYNRKDGRVDIVFSETEEGHLRVSVQDTGFGIPLKQQKYMFQPFNRLGAERGEIEGSGVGLVITRQLVEQMGGELGFSSDEGKGSKFWVQLPLYSESAIGEYLGEAADVATAVQAEQGELPTLRVAERKNILYIEDNPPNQRLMRQVLSRFPVLHLEVVEEALRGIFMARTQHPDLIILDINMPGINGYEALNVLRKDPATQKIPVIALSANAMSHDIEKGMASGFDVYLTKPLNLALLIDAINELIADEAF; encoded by the coding sequence ATGGGTTGGCTCAGCGAAGTAATAACAAGCCGCAAGCGGCAGCAGCGATCGTCACTTGGGGCGCGTTTACGGGCTATGCAAGAGGTTCGGCAAAGGTACGAACGGATATTTCGCGGTAGTCACGGCTATGGTTTTGTGGACTGGGACTTTAAAAACCGCAAAATGGATTGGAACGGTGGATTTTGGGCCTATCTGGGGTATGGCGAAACCGATATGGAGCACATCTCTAGCCCGGGTCAGTTTATGGAGTATGTGCACACAGATGATCGCGCGAAGGTTAACAATTTTGTTCTGGGAGAGTTAAAGGGCGTCGGGTCGGGCGAATTGGTGTTCCGTATCCGCAAAAAGAAAGGTGGATATATTTGGGCTGAGGTGCGCGTAGATAATGTGCGCGATTCTCAGGGCCGAGTATCGTTTATGTCTGGCGTGGTATTTGATGTCACCAAGCAAAAGCAGACTGAGCAGGCGTTGCTTATTAGTGAAGCGCGCCATGCGCGAATTATTCAGTCATCGAATGACGGCATTTGGGAGTGGTCGGCAGACCACGGGGGCTTCCAGTTCTCCAACCGCTGCTGGGAGCTGCTAGGGTACGATCAGCACGATGACGAGCTCAACCAAGGAGTGGATAAAGTGCAGGCGTGGCGCGACCGCATGCACCCTGAAGATGGTGAGTTATTCGATAGAACCTTAGAAAAGCATATCAAGGGCGAAGGCCCGTTTGATGTTGAGTATCGCATAAAAGGCAAAAACGGCAATTGGCGTTGGATACGTGGTCGCGGTCAGTTGGCCTTTGATGCGGCTGGCCAGCCTTTACGTATGTCTGGCACCAATATGGATATTACTCAGCTTAAGCAGGCTGAAGAGAAAGTGGTAAAGGCTAAGGAACTAGCTGAGAAAGCCAATAAAGCTAAGTCTGAATTTCTTTCCAGCATGAGTCACGAATTGCGCACTCCTCTCAACGCAATTTTAGGGTTTGCACAGCTGTTTGAGTTGGACAAAAACCTTAACCCAGCGCAGCGAGAAAATATTGGCGAAATAGAAAAGGCCGGCAAGCATTTGTTGGAGTTAATTGGCGACGTGTTGGATCTCGCCAAAATTGAAGCCGGTAAAATGGATTTCGAGCTCGAGCAGTTAAACCCCATGCGATTAGTGGATGAATGTATTCCTCTTATGCGGCCACTGGCGGTTAAAAATCGCGTAGAAATAAACGTCCATAATTTCGAGCTAGGCAATGCCAGCGTGCGTGCCGACTCGGTACGTTTAAAGCAAGTATTTATTAACTTAATTTCGAATGCTATTAAATACAACCGCAAGGATGGCCGAGTAGATATCGTTTTTTCGGAGACCGAAGAAGGGCATTTGCGGGTCAGCGTACAAGACACAGGCTTTGGTATTCCGCTAAAGCAACAAAAATATATGTTCCAGCCCTTCAATAGATTGGGGGCCGAGCGGGGCGAAATTGAAGGTAGCGGTGTGGGCTTGGTAATTACACGCCAGCTTGTGGAGCAAATGGGCGGCGAGCTCGGGTTTTCTAGCGATGAAGGCAAGGGCAGCAAGTTTTGGGTGCAGCTGCCGCTATACTCTGAGTCTGCAATTGGCGAATACCTAGGCGAAGCGGCCGACGTGGCAACGGCAGTACAAGCCGAGCAGGGTGAGCTACCTACACTACGCGTTGCTGAGCGCAAAAATATTCTTTATATCGAAGATAACCCGCCCAACCAGCGCTTGATGCGTCAGGTTCTATCACGTTTTCCTGTTCTGCATTTAGAGGTAGTCGAGGAGGCCTTGCGCGGTATTTTTATGGCGCGTACCCAGCATCCCGATTTAATTATTCTGGATATAAACATGCCGGGTATAAATGGGTACGAGGCACTAAATGTATTGCGCAAAGATCCTGCCACCCAAAAAATTCCTGTTATTGCGCTATCTGCCAATGCTATGAGTCACGATATAGAAAAGGGTATGGCTTCTGGGTTTGATGTGTATTTAACTAAGCCGCTAAACTTGGCGTTGCTAATAGATGCTATAAACGAGCTGATAGCGGACGAAGCTTTCTAG
- a CDS encoding inositol monophosphatase family protein yields MEPMLTIALKAARKAAELIERSFERVDLVNIEEKGRNDFVSDVDRQAEREIIYLLSKSYPDHKFLGEESGQSGAKESEYEWIIDPLDGTTNFLHGVPHFSVSIACKYRGQIEHAVIVDPMRREEFTASRGKGAMLNGRRLRVTNRRNMDGALIGTGIPFNGYSLENIDSYLACVKEIAGQTAGIRRQGSAALDLAYVAAGRFDGFWEMNLNQWDIAAGVLLVKETGGLISDFKGGNTFLESGHVVCGTPKVFKGLLQVVGKHMGNVK; encoded by the coding sequence ATGGAACCCATGTTAACAATTGCGCTTAAAGCAGCGCGTAAAGCCGCCGAACTAATTGAACGCTCTTTCGAGCGCGTTGACCTAGTGAATATAGAAGAAAAAGGTCGCAACGATTTCGTCAGCGATGTAGATCGTCAAGCCGAGCGGGAAATCATCTATCTTCTTAGCAAATCCTACCCCGACCACAAGTTTCTCGGTGAAGAATCCGGCCAATCTGGTGCCAAAGAAAGCGAATACGAGTGGATTATCGACCCACTAGATGGCACCACTAACTTTTTACACGGTGTACCGCACTTCTCTGTATCTATTGCCTGCAAATACCGCGGCCAAATAGAACACGCAGTAATTGTAGACCCAATGCGTCGCGAAGAATTTACTGCCAGCCGCGGTAAAGGCGCCATGCTAAATGGCCGCCGCTTGCGTGTAACCAACCGTCGCAACATGGATGGCGCACTTATTGGCACCGGCATTCCGTTCAACGGCTATTCGCTTGAAAATATCGACTCTTACCTTGCTTGCGTAAAAGAGATTGCAGGCCAAACAGCTGGCATTCGTCGCCAAGGTTCCGCAGCATTAGATTTGGCCTATGTGGCCGCCGGCCGCTTTGACGGCTTCTGGGAAATGAATTTAAACCAGTGGGATATTGCTGCAGGTGTACTTTTAGTAAAAGAAACCGGCGGATTAATTTCTGACTTTAAAGGCGGCAACACCTTTTTAGAAAGCGGCCATGTAGTGTGCGGTACACCCAAAGTATTTAAAGGCTTGCTACAAGTAGTTGGCAAGCATATGGGTAATGTGAAGTAG
- the trmJ gene encoding tRNA (cytosine(32)/uridine(32)-2'-O)-methyltransferase TrmJ translates to MAEHDNFNRIRIVMVNTTHPGNIGGAARAMKNMGLGKLYLVDPKQYPAEKAVWRAASATDVLDDAVVVGSLDEAIADCTLVVGTSARERRIPWPLLTPRECGDKAWAEAGKGEVAIVFGREDRGLTNEELQKCHYHVHIPSNPDYSSLNIAAAIQVLCYEIRMTHLAEKEGKPIHFDDWDVPPAKQQDMEYYYAHLEETLAKLDFLDLSNPRQTVTRIRRMFNRIRMDEMEISILRGMLTSIQNQIYHSGNKIEALNEEIAKLKGEK, encoded by the coding sequence ATGGCAGAGCACGACAATTTCAATCGCATTCGAATCGTAATGGTAAACACTACACACCCCGGTAATATTGGCGGCGCCGCGCGAGCTATGAAAAACATGGGGCTGGGTAAACTGTATTTGGTAGACCCTAAGCAATACCCCGCGGAAAAGGCAGTATGGCGCGCTGCGAGTGCAACGGATGTGCTAGATGATGCAGTGGTGGTGGGTAGCCTAGATGAAGCGATAGCTGATTGCACCTTGGTTGTTGGCACCAGCGCGCGTGAGCGCAGAATTCCTTGGCCATTGCTTACCCCGCGGGAGTGTGGCGATAAAGCTTGGGCAGAGGCCGGTAAGGGCGAAGTGGCAATTGTGTTTGGTCGCGAAGACCGCGGGTTAACAAACGAAGAGCTGCAAAAGTGCCATTATCACGTGCATATTCCGTCAAACCCAGATTACAGCTCGCTAAACATTGCGGCTGCTATTCAGGTGTTGTGCTACGAGATTCGCATGACGCATTTGGCCGAAAAAGAGGGTAAGCCCATTCATTTTGACGATTGGGATGTGCCGCCTGCCAAGCAGCAAGATATGGAGTACTACTACGCGCACTTGGAGGAAACGTTGGCAAAGCTGGATTTCTTAGATCTATCCAACCCACGCCAAACCGTTACCCGCATTCGACGTATGTTTAACCGTATACGTATGGATGAAATGGAAATTAGCATTCTGCGCGGTATGCTCACATCTATTCAGAACCAGATTTACCATTCAGGTAACAAAATAGAGGCCCTAAATGAAGAGATTGCCAAATTAAAGGGTGAGAAGTAA
- the iscR gene encoding Fe-S cluster assembly transcriptional regulator IscR: MRLTTKGRYAVTAMLDLALHAQSGPVSLADISRRQQISLSYLEQLFAKLRQSTLVTSVRGPGGGYKLNRSAADVHVAQIIDAVNESVDATNCGGQGNCQQGEVCLTHYLWSDLSDQIHTFLSGISLADLLARQDVKSVANRQNMREKAGLDAKPDDVITTANID, from the coding sequence ATGCGACTAACAACGAAAGGCCGATACGCCGTAACGGCGATGCTAGATTTAGCGCTGCATGCCCAGTCTGGCCCTGTCAGCTTGGCAGATATATCTCGTCGCCAGCAAATATCGCTGTCTTATTTAGAGCAGCTGTTCGCCAAATTGCGACAAAGTACACTGGTAACCTCTGTGCGAGGGCCTGGTGGCGGCTATAAGCTTAATCGCTCGGCTGCAGACGTGCACGTAGCGCAAATTATCGATGCCGTGAATGAAAGCGTCGATGCCACTAACTGTGGTGGGCAGGGCAATTGTCAGCAAGGGGAAGTGTGTTTAACCCATTACCTTTGGAGCGACCTGAGCGATCAAATTCACACTTTTTTAAGTGGTATTAGCTTGGCCGACCTATTGGCGCGGCAAGATGTTAAATCGGTGGCGAATCGCCAAAACATGCGTGAAAAAGCCGGCTTAGATGCCAAGCCCGATGACGTTATTACCACTGCGAATATAGATTAA
- a CDS encoding IscS subfamily cysteine desulfurase, translating to MQKPMYFDYAATTPVDERVAEAMIGCLTRDGNFGNPASRSHLIGWQAEEAVEIARGDVAKLIGCDTREIVWTSGATESNNLAIKGALEALLQNEEQASSTVTHHVVPHHTVPHIVTSAIEHKAVLDTCAELQRRGCEVTYLTPPADGVIRAAQVAEAMRPQTRLVSIMHVNNEIGVINEIAGIGKNCRDSGVLFHVDAAQSAGKVEIDVASMCIDLLSISAHKMYGPKGIGALYVRRSPDVNIAAQIHGGGHERGMRSGTLPTHQIVGLGKAAAIAKQEMVAESKQLLALRDLFLSQLQQLTCWQLNGSKEQRVPGNLNISFADVEGETLLMSLRDIALSTGSACTSASLEPSYVLSAIGVPSELAHSSLRISLGRYTTETEVKMAADKITAAVTSLRKSPPVRYA from the coding sequence ATGCAAAAACCCATGTATTTCGATTACGCCGCCACCACACCTGTGGATGAGCGAGTCGCCGAAGCAATGATTGGCTGCCTAACCCGCGATGGTAATTTTGGTAACCCCGCATCGCGCTCGCACTTAATTGGTTGGCAGGCAGAAGAGGCCGTAGAAATTGCGCGTGGCGATGTTGCCAAACTTATTGGTTGCGACACGCGCGAAATTGTTTGGACAAGTGGCGCCACAGAATCAAACAACTTGGCTATAAAAGGCGCGTTAGAAGCGTTACTGCAAAATGAAGAGCAAGCATCTTCGACTGTGACGCATCATGTAGTGCCACATCATACTGTGCCGCATATAGTTACTAGCGCCATCGAGCACAAAGCAGTATTGGATACCTGCGCAGAACTGCAGCGTAGAGGCTGTGAAGTGACTTATTTAACACCACCCGCAGATGGTGTAATTCGCGCAGCACAAGTGGCAGAAGCCATGCGCCCGCAAACGCGCCTTGTTTCCATTATGCATGTAAACAACGAAATTGGCGTAATAAACGAAATTGCCGGTATTGGTAAAAACTGTCGCGACAGCGGTGTTTTATTTCATGTGGATGCAGCACAAAGTGCAGGCAAAGTAGAAATAGATGTGGCCAGTATGTGTATCGATTTACTGTCGATTTCTGCCCACAAAATGTATGGCCCTAAAGGTATCGGCGCGCTTTACGTTAGGCGTTCACCAGATGTAAATATAGCGGCACAAATTCACGGTGGTGGCCACGAGCGTGGTATGCGATCTGGTACGCTACCTACGCACCAAATTGTTGGCTTAGGCAAAGCTGCCGCCATTGCCAAGCAAGAAATGGTTGCAGAGAGCAAGCAGCTTTTAGCATTGCGCGATTTATTTTTAAGCCAACTGCAGCAGCTTACATGTTGGCAATTAAATGGCTCTAAAGAGCAGCGCGTACCTGGCAATTTAAATATTAGTTTTGCCGATGTAGAAGGCGAGACGCTACTTATGTCTCTGCGCGATATAGCGCTTTCTACCGGTTCGGCGTGCACCTCCGCCAGCTTGGAGCCATCCTATGTGCTTAGCGCTATAGGTGTACCAAGCGAGTTAGCCCACAGCTCTTTACGCATTAGCTTGGGTAGGTACACCACCGAAACAGAAGTGAAAATGGCTGCAGATAAAATTACTGCAGCAGTTACCAGCCTACGTAAATCACCACCGGTGAGATACGCCTAA
- the sufB gene encoding Fe-S cluster assembly protein SufB: MSQEQLDHLIRKDYAAGFITDVESDTLPPGLNEEVIAFISNKKNEPEWLLEWRLKAYRAWREMDEPDWAHVSYPKIDFDEISYYSAPKSMADKPKSLDEVDPELLRTYEKLGIPLHEQEMLAGVAVDAVFDSVSVGTTFRKKLFEAGVIFCPISEAVHEYPELVKKYLGSVVPQKDNYYAALNCAVFSDGSFVYIPKGVRCPMELSTYFRINESKTGQFERTLIIADEGSHVSYLEGCTAPMRDENQLHAAVVELVALDNAKIKYSTVQNWYPGDAEGKGGIYNFVTKRGIAHTNAHISWTQVETGSAVTWKYPSCVLKGDNSVGEFYSVALTNNHQQADTGTKMIHLGKNTRSTIISKGISAGKSSNAYRGLVRMNPGATGARNYTQCDSLLIGDKCAAHTFPYIESKNPSAVVEHEATTSKVSEDQLYLCQQRGIDAEKAVSMIVNGFCKEVFKELPMEFAVEAGKLLEVSLEGSVG; this comes from the coding sequence ATGTCTCAGGAACAACTCGACCATTTAATCAGAAAAGATTATGCCGCAGGGTTTATCACCGATGTTGAATCGGATACCTTGCCACCAGGGTTAAATGAAGAAGTCATTGCATTTATCTCCAACAAAAAGAACGAGCCAGAGTGGCTGTTGGAGTGGCGATTAAAAGCCTACCGTGCTTGGCGTGAAATGGACGAGCCAGATTGGGCGCACGTAAGCTACCCGAAAATTGATTTCGACGAAATCTCTTACTATTCCGCGCCTAAAAGCATGGCCGACAAGCCAAAAAGCTTAGACGAAGTAGACCCAGAGCTTTTGCGCACTTACGAGAAATTAGGCATTCCACTGCACGAGCAAGAAATGCTTGCGGGTGTAGCGGTAGACGCCGTATTCGACTCTGTATCTGTGGGCACAACCTTCCGCAAAAAACTGTTTGAGGCCGGTGTTATTTTTTGCCCAATTTCTGAGGCTGTACACGAATACCCAGAGCTGGTTAAAAAGTACCTTGGCAGTGTTGTACCGCAAAAAGATAACTACTACGCAGCATTAAACTGTGCAGTGTTTAGTGATGGTTCGTTTGTGTACATTCCAAAAGGCGTACGCTGCCCAATGGAGCTGTCTACTTACTTCCGTATTAACGAATCTAAAACCGGTCAGTTCGAGCGCACACTTATTATTGCCGATGAAGGCAGCCACGTAAGCTATTTGGAAGGCTGTACTGCGCCAATGCGCGACGAAAACCAATTGCACGCAGCGGTTGTTGAGTTGGTTGCGTTAGATAACGCCAAAATCAAATATTCCACGGTACAAAACTGGTACCCAGGTGATGCCGAAGGCAAAGGCGGCATATACAACTTTGTAACCAAGCGCGGCATTGCTCACACCAACGCTCATATTTCTTGGACACAAGTAGAAACCGGTTCTGCCGTAACGTGGAAGTACCCAAGCTGTGTATTAAAAGGCGATAACAGCGTAGGTGAGTTTTACTCTGTAGCACTTACCAACAATCATCAGCAGGCCGATACCGGCACAAAGATGATCCACTTGGGTAAAAATACGCGCTCAACCATTATCTCTAAGGGTATTTCTGCAGGTAAAAGCTCTAATGCTTATCGCGGTTTGGTGCGCATGAACCCAGGCGCTACCGGTGCCAGAAACTACACCCAGTGCGACTCATTGCTTATTGGCGATAAATGCGCAGCGCACACCTTTCCTTATATCGAAAGTAAAAACCCAAGCGCTGTGGTAGAGCATGAAGCCACCACCTCTAAGGTGAGTGAAGATCAACTTTATCTTTGCCAGCAGCGCGGCATCGATGCAGAAAAAGCTGTGTCTATGATTGTTAACGGTTTCTGTAAAGAAGTTTTTAAAGAGTTACCCATGGAGTTTGCGGTAGAAGCCGGCAAGCTATTAGAAGTGAGTTTAGAAGGTTCGGTAGGTTAA